GCAGCGCGATCAGGAACAGCAGGTTGGCGGCCAGCGCGGCGGACGAAATGAAGCCGAACACCATGTAGTAGCCGATCATGAACACGGCGATCGCGAGGAAGCCCCACATCGTCGAGTTGAAGCCCTTGTCGATGTTCTCGGCGCCGAGCGAGGGGCCGATCACGCGTTCCTCGATGATGTCCATCGGCGCAGCCAGCGCGCCCGAGCGGATCAGGATGGCCAGCGTATTGGTTTCCTGCGGGCTGAACTGGCCGGTGATCTGGAAGCGGTCGCCAAACTCGCCCTGAATGGTCGCCACCGAGATCGCCTCGCCGCGGCCCTTCTCGAACAGCAGGATGGCCATCATCTTCTTCAGGTTCTCGCGGGTCACCGTGCGCATGATGCGGCCGCCGGTCGAATCGAGCTTCACGGCGACGGCCGGGCGATTGGCGTCGTCGAACGAGGACTGCGCGGTTTCGAAGCGCTCGCCGGTCAGGATGACCTGCTTCTTCACCGGCACCTGGGTCACGATGCCGTTGCGCGCGCGCTCGGGATAGACCTCAAGGCCGTCCATATTCCCGCTGAGCATCGCCTCCTGGTCGACCAGGCGCACTTCGAGCGTAGCGGTGCGGCCGATCAGGTCCTTGGCCTTGGCCACGTCCTGCACACCGGGCAGCTGGACGACGATGCGGTCCGCGCCCTGCTGCTGGATGATGGGTTCGGCCACGCCCAGTTCGTTCACGCGCTTCTGCAGCGTCAGGATGTTCTGCTTGATCGCCGACTCGCGGATGTCCTTCTCGGCGATTTCCTTCATGCGGCCGGTCAGCACGAAGTCGCCGCCGGATTCGCTGGTGGTCCAGGCCATGTCGGGCAGCACGCTCTCGACCGTGCCGCGCGCGGCGTCGCGGCCGGCGGCGTCGCGGAAACGCAGCGCGAGCGTGTCGCCTTCGCGGTTGATGCCGCCATGACGGATGTTCTTCTCGCGCAGCTGGGTGCGCAGGTCGGACGCCATCGAATCGACACGCTTGGTCAGCGCGCCCTTCATGTCGACCTGAAGCAGGAAGTGCACGCCGCCGCGCAGATCGAGGCCGAGGTACATCGGCAGCGCACCGAAGGAGCGCAGCCAGGTCGGCGATTTCGACAGCAGGTTCAGCGCCACGACGTAGCGGGCGTCATTGGCGTCCGGGTTCAGCGCCTTTTCGAGCACGTCGCGTGTCTTCAGCTGGGTGTCGGTATCGGCCAGGCGCACGCGTACGCCGCTGTTGTCCAGTGTCAGGCCGGTGTGGGCGATGGACGCCTGCTTCAGCGTGTTCTCGACCTGCGACATCAGTTCTGCGTCGATGGTGACGCCGGTGCGCGCCGTCGACACCTGCACGGCCGGGGCTTCGCCGTAGAAGTTGGGCAGCGTGTAGATCAGCCCGAGCAGCAGCGCCACGATCACCAGCGCGTTTTTCCAGAGCGGGTAGCGGTTCATTGCGAGGCGGGAATCAGGAGGGGAAATGCCGGTGGCGCTCGCCACCGGCCGGGCCGGAATGGCTTACAGCGCCTTCAGCGTGCCCTTGGGCAGCACGGTCGATACAGCCTGACGCTGCACCGCGACTTCGACGTTCGGTGCCAGTTCGACGGTGATGAAGTTGTCGCTCACCTTGACGATGCGGCCGGCGACGCCACCCTGGGTGACGACCTCGTCGCCCTTGGCCAGCGCTTCGACCATGGACTTGTGTTCCTTGGCGCGCTTCATCTGCGGGCGGATCATCAGGAACCACAGCACGACGAACATCAGGACGATGGGCAGCAGGCCCATGATGCCGCCGGTGGGATCGGCGGCGCCGGCGGCTTGCGCGTAGGCGGGGGAAATGAGCACGGTGGTCTCCGGTTGGACTTATTTGAAAGCTCGCGAGTATATCAGTCGCGTCCTACATGCCCGGATGGGCAGGATTTGCTCACATATCGGCCATTGCGCGGGTCAGACACCGCGCATGCGTTCGGCCAGGAAGGAAGCTGACCACTGAGCGTATTGGCCGGCTTCGATCGCTTCACGCGCTTCGCGCGTGAACTGCTGGTAGAAGTGCAGGTTGTGCAGCGTGTTCAGGCGCGCGCCCAGCATTTCGTTGCAGCGGTGCAGGTGGTGCAGGTAGGCGCGCGTGTAGTGCGTGCAGGTGTGGCACTCGCAGGAGGCGTCGAGCGGCGCGGTGTCGTCCTTGTAGCGCGCGTTCTTCAGCTTGATGTCGCCGTAGCGGGTGAACAGCCAGCCGTTGCGCGCATTGCGGGTCGGCATGACGCAGTCGAACATGTCGATGCCGTAGCCGATCGCGTGCACGATGTCTTCCGGCGTGCCGACCCCCATCAGGTAGTGCGGCGCGTCCTGCGGCAGCCGGGGCGCGGTGTGCGCGAGGATGCGCTGCATGTCCTCCTTCGGTTCGCCGACCGACAGACCGCCGATGGCGTAGCCGTCGAAGCCGATGTCCTTCAGTCCGGCGAGTGACTCGTCGCGCAGGTCTTCATGCATGCCGCCCTGCACGATGGCGAACAGCGCATTCGTGTTGCCCAGCTTGTCGTGCGCGTCGCGCGAGCGCTGTGCCCAGCGCAGGCTGAGCCGCATCGACTCCGCCGCCGTCGCGTGGTCGGCCGGGTAGGGCGTGCACTCGTCGAAAATCATCACCACGTCGGAATTCAGGTCGTGCTGGATGCGCATCGACTCCTCCGGCGTCAGCATGAGCTTGTCGCCGTTGATCGGGCTGGCGAAGCGCACGCCTTCTTCTGTGATCTTGCGCAGCGCGCCGAGCGAGAACACCTGAAAGCCGCCCGAGTCGGTCAGTATGGGCCGGTCCCAGCCCATGAAGCGATGCAGGCCGCCGTGCTTGCGGATGATGTCGGTGCCCGGTCGCAGCCACAGGTGGAAGGTGTTGCCGAGCACGATGCGCGCGCCCATGTCCTTCAGCTCGGCCGGGTCCATGCCCTTGACCGTGCCATAGGTGCCAACCGGCATGAACACCGGCGTTTCGACGCTGCCGTGCGCCAGCGTGACACGGCCGCGGCGGGCGAGACCGTCAGAGGCGAGCAGTTCAAACTTCATCGGAGTCCTTCATGCGCGTCGGAATGAACATGGCGTCGCCGTAGCTGAAAAAGCGGTAGCGCTGCGCCACCGCATGCGCGTAGGCAGCGAAGATGCGGCGCCGGCCCGCAAGCGCGGAAACCAGCATCAGCAGCGTCGACTTCGGCAGGTGGAAATTGGTGAGCAGGCCGTCGATGACGCGGAAGTCGTAGCCGGGTGTGATGAACAGCCGGGTATCGCCGCTGCAGGCGGTCAGTGGACCGTCGCCACAGGCGGCCGCCGCCGATTCCAGGCAGCGCAGGCTGGTGGTGCCGACGGCGATCACTCGCCCGCCGGCTGCCCGGGTGTCGGCGATGGCCTGCGCAGTGTCGGCCGACAGCTGGAAGCGCTCGCTGTGCATCCGGTGCTCGGCCAGGTTTTCGACGCGCACCGGCTGGAAAGTGCCGGCGCCCACGTGCAGCGTCACCCGTGCGGTGCGCACGCCGCGCGCGGCGACCGCGGCCAGCAGCGCTTCGTCGAAATGCAGGCCGGCGGTCGGTGCGGCGACCGAGCCGGGTTCGCGCGCGAACACGGTCTGGTAGCGCTCCTCGTCGGCTTCCGCCGCCGCGCGGTCGATGTAGGGCGGCAGCGGCAGGCGGCCGTGGCGCTCCAGCAGGTCGAGCAGCGGTGCATCGGCCGGTCCGCGCAGCACGAAGAATTCGCCGTCGCGCCCGAGCACTTCCAGGTCGAAGGCGTTCTCCATGCGCAGCCGGCCGCCGGGTCTGGGCGTCTTGCTGGCGCGTACCTGGGCCAGCGCCTCGTGCTCGCCGGTCAGCCGTTCGATCAGTACCTCGACCTGACCTCCGCTGTCCTTCTGTCCGTACAGGCGGGCGTGCATCACCCGTGTGTCGTTGAACACCAGCAGATCGCCGGGGTCGAGCCATTGCGGCAGGTCGCGGATGCTGGCGTCGGTCGGCGCGTCGCAGCCGACGACCAGCAGGCGGCTGGCGCTGCGTTCGGGCAGTGGCGCCTGCGCGATCAGTTCGTCGGGCAGGTCGTAATCGAAGTCGGAGAGCGTGAGCACGGCGTCGGACGGGGCGGAGAAGCGCGAAAAACCGCGCATTGTACCGCCCGGCGACTTGCCGGACGGCGTCGGTCGCCCGCATAATCCGGCCCTCTTCCCTGCCGGGATGGCGGAATCGGTAGACGCAGCGGATTCAAAATCCGCCGCCGCAAGGTGTGGGGGTTCGAGCCCCCCTCCCGGCACCAGAACCAGCGCGGGTTTCAGCGATTCGCTGGAATCTCACCCGCTCACTACGCGCACTATCAGCGCACTATTTCGCGGGGTCGACCAGCTTGCCGCGCCGGATGTAGTGGCGCTGAGTGGTGGCGATCTGCTTGTGTCCGAGTGTGGCCTGTGCGCGCTCGATGTCGTCCATGTCCGTGGCTACCTTCGGGCGGATGTCCCGGAACTGATAGTGGGTTTCGACGCCGGCCGATGCCCGCGCACGGGCGAATCTCTTGACGAACGTGTTGTAGGGCATAGCCTGCCCAGTGTCGTCCTGCACGAGATAGATCGATGTCGCGATGCGCCGGCGCGTGCGTAGCTCGTCCAGCAGCAGGCCCAGCTCGTTCGGCGCCCCAGCCTCGTCGCGCAGTCGGAAGCGAACGGCCGACCCCGTCTTCGTGCGCTGCATGCGCAGGGCGTCGCCTTCGATCTGCCGCGTTGTGGCCTTCAGGATCACGCCGATGTCGGCGCCGGTGAGGCGGCCGATGCGCATTGCGTCTTTCACCGACTGATCGCCGGCCAGCAGGATCGCCGAATAGACCGCGTCCGACATGTACACGTCGCGGCCGCGCTCCCGGTTGCGGCTTACGCCCTGGCACGGATTCGGCTGCGTCGTGTAGCCGTGCTCGCGCGCCCAGTTCCACAGCTTCGAGAGCAGGGCCAGTTCCCGGTTTGCCTGCGTCGCGGCTTTCGCCGACCGGATGCGCCGGTACTCGGCTACGTCGGCCGGCGTCACGCTGTCCAGCGCGGATGCGCCGAACACGCCCACCAGGTTGTCGAGCTGGCGCAGGTAGTCGCGCCGGGTCTTGAGCGCCTTCGTCGGGATGTACTGCTCGCGGAACTTGCCGGCGACGGCCGCGAACGTCACGGCATCGGGGTTCAGGCGCACGCCCTCGCGCTGCGCCCACTCGATCAGGGCCTTCGGCAGATCGTCGGCCGGCGCGACCTTCGTCTCACGGCGGTTGAGGTCGCGGTAGTAGTAGCCGTCACGCTTGAGATACAGGCGCGCGGGAAGATCGCGATTGACGGTGCGGCGGCGTCCCATGTCGAGTGATCAGGCAGCGATGGCCGAAAAGTTGTGCTTCGTCCCGGCATGCACGGTCGGGGCGGTCGATTTTGCGCCGGTCAGGCGGTCCAGCCAATACTGCCGCAGCACGCGGATGTGGCCGGTCTCCGCGATGGCGTAGGGCCAGCGGTTGCGGTCCAGCCACGCCTGCTGTCGCGCCCGGTGCGCGCAGCCGGTTAGCTCGCGCAGTTCTCCGGACGAGAGGTAAGTGTCGGTCATTCCTTCTCCTTCAGCGCGACGGCTTCCGCGTAAAACTCGTGCCCGATGTCATTCGCGTAGAATCCGGCCCATCCGTACAGCCACAGGAAGACGCGTCGGCTGAGCCATCTGACCGGAACGGCCATGACTACCCAGTAGCACACAAATCCCAGCGCCATCTTCAATGCCCATTCCCGGTAGAGCGCGTCGGTGATTTTCATGCTTGCTCCTTCAGCGCTTCGGTCGACGTAATTTTCGCTTCCACGATGGCCTCACGCAAAATGTTCTCCGCCTTGGCCAGCGCACCTTTCGTGTCCGGCTCTGACAGCAGCATCCGATAGCAGCGCTCGATGTCGCTCAGCAGCTTCTCGCGCCTCCTGCGCTCCCCATGCCACTGATCGAAGTAATCACGATGCTCGCGCTCCAGCACTTCCAGCCGATTGGCGGCGGCATCGATCAGTTCGCCCAGCGCGGCCGGGTCTGGCTGCTTGAGCCGCTTGTCTCCGCGGCGCCAGCGGTTGTAGCGGCGCAGCCGGTCGGATAGGGTCATTGCGGCTCCTTCAGCGCGCTTTCGTCGTCCTTGATCAACTGGTAGTGGCGCCCGCCAAGATGGCGCATCCGCAGCGGCTTTGGCTTGTCCCAGATGCACCACGTCCCGTCAGACACTTCCTGCGTCCGCTTCCCCTGTGCATACCAAAGGCTGACCGCCTCCCAGAACGGAGAAGCGCCAGAAGGCTGTTCGATCGGGTCCCCGCGCCTATCGACGACCACGGGGCCGCAGCGCGGGTGATCCTCGAAATGCCATTTCTTGGTGCCGACGGCGATGATTCGAACCGGGCCGCCGAGCGAGATGTGGATATCGTGCATCACTTCTCCTTCAGCGCGCGGATGGTCGATACCCGCCCCTTCGGACAACTCGCCGAGCAGTGCCCGGACTGTCCGCAGATCATGCATCGGTTGTAGATCGGGTCTGTCCGGTGCTCGAACAGCAGCCGTTGCAGTCGGTCGCGCGGGGTCATGGCGTCTGCCACCAGAAGCGACGCGCGAATGAAAAGCCAACCTTGGACGCCTCTCGCTTTGACTGCATGTCGGTCTTGTGGTCGCGCCACAGCTTTGCGGCGCGTGCCCTGCGCTGTAGAAACGTTGAGCCGCACCGGATCATCCCTGCGCTCCTTCAGCGAGTGCGGCAACCGGCGGGGTGGGCAGCGGCATCCAGTGTGTCGGCTCGCCTTCGTGGATCGCCACTTCGGTGTAGTCGTTCCAGTTGTCGATGCATTCGTACCAGCCGCCCTCCAGGCCCACGCCATCGGCGTCTGTCTCTGCCGCTTGTTCGTCGGTCAGCCACCGCGCCATCACGGTTCGGGGCCTGCTGTGGCTGTTTCGATAAAACAGGATTACCTTGCGGCCATCCTTCGGCGCCGTATCAATCGGCTGCCACTGCATCCGCGCCTCGCGCTCACGGCTGGCGGCGAGTTCGGCGCGCAGGCGGCGGATTTCTTCGGACTGCTGGAGCAGCTTGCCGGCTACATCAAGCGTCGGTTGCGGCGTCGGGTGCCAGCACTGGCATTGCGGGCCGGCGTAACCATAGACCCCGGACAGCTTCGGTAGAGAGCACTGCGGGCAGACGATCACGCCCATCGGTGTGTTGATGTCGCTCACGGCTTCACCTCCCCGCGCAGGGCGGCTTCCATCTCGTCGGCCAGTTCCAGCACGCTGTTGTTCCACTCCTCCGCCTCGCGGCTTGCGAACACGAAAGATCCGGTGTCGTGTTCGTGGTAGCCGTTCTCCCCAGCGTGCTTCTCCGCGCTGGCGCGAAGCCAGTTCGCTGCACGCGCGTATCCAGCAGCCTCGCGGGCGGCGCCGTATGAGATCGCAGCGGGCAGGAGGGTCACTCGTTCTCGAAGCTGGTGGGCGGTCGGCTCGTAAGTGCAAAAATGCGGCGGGCCATCGCCAATGCGCGTACCGTTCCAGCATACCCAGCCGATTTCCTCCGGCATCGGCACCTCTGCCGGATCCGCCATCATTTTCGCGGCGTCACGAAATTGATCGGGCGCGGGGGCGAGCGCGGCACGCTGCTGAATTCCGACTTCGCGCACTCTGGCGGCGAGCGCTTCGTCGACATGTCGTCGCGCGAGCTTCTCGGCTAATTCATAGAACCAGTTCGGCATGTCGCTCTGCCCGAGAAAGTACAAGCTTGCGGCGTGACCCATCAGCGTGAAAACGACGGCTTCCCACTGGTCACGCTCGTTCCCCTCCGGCACTCCGCGCTGGATGTGCGCGAGCAGGGCGGCTAGCGCTTCGTCGCTTCCTTCACCGAGGAGAACAGCATCCGCATACGCTTGAGCCAGCCGCTCCGCTTCCTTCATGATGTCGCTCATCCCTGCTTCTCCTTCGTGTTTCGCCCCGGCCGTGGCCCATGCACCTCGGGCAGCAGCGGCGGTGTGTTGCTCTGGCCGTACTGCGCGACGGTCTCTGCGTGCAGTCGGTGGTAGCGGTTGCGGGCGTCCTGCAGGCGGATGCGTGCGCCGATCAGCTCGTCGATCTGCGTGCATATCTCGGCGTCGATCGCGCGCAGCCGCGTCAGCCGGCCGGCGAGGTCGTGCATCTGGCGCTCGATGAGGGTGCTCATTCGCATAGTCCATATGCAGACGCGCACGCCGTCGGCTCGATCAGGTCGGCCAGCAGGTCGTACTGCTTCCCGCCGCGACTGGTCTTCGCCCACTCGACGCGCGCATAGATGTTCAGGTCGGCGAATATCTCGCGACGGTCCGCGGCTTCGTGCCCATCTGACAGCATCGTCGAGAAGCCTCTCTTGCAGGCCTGCCCGACCAGCAGCTCCCACTGCGCGATTCGCTCAACGTGCTCCGGCCATCGCGCGGATATCTGGCGCAGCTCATCCTTACCCACGTTGATGCAAGGCATGCAGCCGACACGCGAGCAGCCCTGCAGATAGAGCGGGTTGGGCTGGATGCCGGCCTGCGCGCAGTGATCGAACACCTGGGCAGCCGACCACTCGACCAGCGGCCTGAAAGCGAACATGCGCGGCCCGATGCGCTCAAACTTCAGCGCATTGGCACGCGCCGGGGATTCGTCGCGGCGCACGCCCTGCCAGGAAACGACCGTATGACCCTGGTCGACCAGTCCCAACTGGAACAGAACGGCGGGCTTCGTCTTGAGCTCTTCCGTGCAGAACTGGGCTTTCCTGCTCGGGAACCGCCCTTTCCATAGACACAGGTCCAGGAACGGATTGCCTGTTGGATGCAGCACAGCCAGCGCTCTGCGCTTGGCCTTGTTCGACCAGCGGAGCCGCCGCCCGGATTTGTCGCGCCTCTGCCGCTGATCCCGCGCGATGAACATCCGCTTCGCAGCAATCTCGTCATCGAACGACGCGCGCAGGCGGTGGATCTGGATGTCCAGCGCCCGTTCGAGGTAGTCCAGGTACTCATAGACCGCCTCGTGCTCATTCCCGGTGTCGCAGAAGATCGGCACCACGCGGTCGCGGCGGAAACGCGACATGGCGAGCAGCAGCGTTGCCGCGCTGTCCTTGCCGCCGCTGACGGAGACGACATGCAGAATCACGCCGCCACCTCCCCCACCTGCCGCGCCCGCTCCTCGCGCCGCATCTGCACCATCTGCTGATACGCCACCCGGAACAGTTCGCCGGACTGCGCCGACCAGAAGCGGATCGCCGTGTCCGCCAGCAGCACCAGCGCGGCGGATTCGTCGGCGCTGACGCCCCACTTGCCGGTCCGCAGCTCGCGGTCGTGAATGTTCAGGATGGCCACCTCGGCCACCTTGCAGGCCTCCGGCACACCCGCTACCGGGCGCGCAGCCATGCTGTTCGCGAGCGCCAGCAGGTCGTGCGTGTCGCACATGTCCAGGAAATGGTCTTTGCCCGCGAAGCCACCGGTGAAGGCCGTCACGCTCATGCGCAGCCGCGTTTCATACCGCGCGTCGAGGCTGATGCACACGATGCCGGGCGGCTGCGCGGCACGGTGCTTGATGTGGGCGCCGCGCTTTCTCACGACGGAATATCCCCGGTCAGCTCGGCGCGCTTCAGGCGGTACTGCTCGCGCAGTGCTTCGCGCTCGTCGGCGTCCTGCACGAGGTCGATCAGCGTAGCGTCGGCGTCGAGCATGTCGGCGTCCTTCGCAGCCTCGATGCGCACCGTCAGGCTGGAGAAGGTCGGGGCTTCGGGCGCGCTCGATTCGATGGCCACCGGATCGGTATCCGCCGGTAGCGCAGGCAGTTCCGGGTCAAGCATGTCGATCATCTGGTCACGGCCGTCGCTGGCCATTCCATCGAGCGCGACCGCGGTCTGGAACTCGATCGAGAGCGGCAGGTACTTGGCGAGCCGGCGGATCACCGTCTTGCGGCCCATCTCGACGAAGTTGTCCTTCCACGGACCGTACTTTCCCTTGCTCTGCGTGCCGGCCATGATCTGCTCGACCTGCTTGCGGCTCATGAACTCGAACGAGTGGCCGCCGTCCTTCAGCTTCGCCACGGCGTAGAAGCCGATCAGCGCGCCGCGCTCGTCGAAGCTCGGACGATGCTCCAGCTTCTCGTCGAGGCCGTAGACCAGTTCGAAGTGATCGTTCTCATGCACCTCGTGCGCGGCGATGCTGACGATCTGGCCTGACCTGCGCGCGAGGTCGATCAGCCCCTTGTAGCCGATGATGACCTGCACCGACTTCACCCAGCGCTCATTACCCTGGCCATCCTTGCGCTTCGTGTTGAACGGCACGAGATAGGCGTGGCCCAGCACCGTGTTCGGCTCCAGACCCATCTGCGCGCACTGGCCGATGGATCCGATCAGGCTGGGCACGTCGCATTCCAGCAGGCCCGGCGTGGTGGTGACAGCGATCTGCGCAACCTTCAGCAGGCGCTCCGCGTTCAGGTGCCGAGGCAGCATCTTGGCGATCTCGCCCTTGCGGGTGTCCAGCAGATGCGCGACCTGCTGCTTCGGCGTCATGTCCTGCAGCTTCTGTCCGGTAGCGATGGCCTTCAGTGCTTGCGTGCCCATTGTTCGGTGTCCTTGGCGTTGGTGAGGCGGAAGTCGATGTATTCGCAGGCCGGCTGCACGATGGTCGTGGCCTTCTTGCGGATCAGTTTTCTGCGGTAGGCCTTGCCGTCGGGGAAGCGCAGAAGCGCCGCGTTGCCCATCTCGGCCAGCAGGTGAGCGCGGGCGCCGTCGACCACGCCTTGGTACTTGTCGCGCATCTCTTCAGCGGTCTTCAGCACGGCGCGCCAGTGCTCGTGCATCGGTGTCGCGTCCAGCGTGCTGCCGTCCGTACCCGGATACAGCTTGCGCAGCGTGTCCAGCGTCTTGCGGTCGGCGAAGTCGAGCGGCGGCTGTGCTTGTGGGATGACGAACTGTTGCCAGAAGTCCGCAGCGCGCTGGCGCATGACGCCAATCAGCTCGTCGTCGCGCTCGACGACATACGGGCGCAGGTCGTCACCGATCAGCGCGAAGACGTGGCAGAGATGACGGCCCGTGATGCCCAGTCCCCACTGCACCTGCGCGACGTAGTGCAGCGGCAGGTTGTCGGTGTCGAGGTCGCCCCACTCTTTGGCCTTGAACGGATGCACCGTCTTGATCTCGATGTTCTCGTCCGCCGTCTGGGCGTCGATCTCGGCAGCGAAGAACGGCACATCGCCGTCGATGTAGCGCACGTTCTGCGCGACGATCTGCAGCCCGTGTTCCTCGCGGATCATGTCGAGGATGTAGGGCTCAAGGCGCGACCCTCGACGCTTGGCAGCAGCGTTGCGGCCGTCCTCGACTGCCGGCTTGATCTTGTCCAGCCACAGGTCGGTTGCCGTCTTGTACGGGCTCACGCCCAGGATGGCCGCGATGTCGCTGCCGCCGATGTACTTCTGGCGGTCGTGCGTCTGCGGAAGGCGCTCAGGCGCATTCATTCCGGTACTCCTTCAGGTTCTTCATCACGCGGCGGGTGCGCCGCATCTGGTGTTCGATCTCGCGCAGTACTTCGGCGGTCTGCACTTGGTAGGCCGTGGCGCGGCACACGGCCACGGCGTCGCCGCCGATGAACTCGGTCTGCGCTGCGATGCTGTCGGCGGCCAGCACGCGCATGGCGGCATGGGCACGGCGCCAGCGC
The window above is part of the Methyloversatilis discipulorum genome. Proteins encoded here:
- the secD gene encoding protein translocase subunit SecD; this encodes MNRYPLWKNALVIVALLLGLIYTLPNFYGEAPAVQVSTARTGVTIDAELMSQVENTLKQASIAHTGLTLDNSGVRVRLADTDTQLKTRDVLEKALNPDANDARYVVALNLLSKSPTWLRSFGALPMYLGLDLRGGVHFLLQVDMKGALTKRVDSMASDLRTQLREKNIRHGGINREGDTLALRFRDAAGRDAARGTVESVLPDMAWTTSESGGDFVLTGRMKEIAEKDIRESAIKQNILTLQKRVNELGVAEPIIQQQGADRIVVQLPGVQDVAKAKDLIGRTATLEVRLVDQEAMLSGNMDGLEVYPERARNGIVTQVPVKKQVILTGERFETAQSSFDDANRPAVAVKLDSTGGRIMRTVTRENLKKMMAILLFEKGRGEAISVATIQGEFGDRFQITGQFSPQETNTLAILIRSGALAAPMDIIEERVIGPSLGAENIDKGFNSTMWGFLAIAVFMIGYYMVFGFISSAALAANLLFLIALLSLLQATLTLPGIAAIALTLGMAIDANVLINERIREELRLGVSPQAAITAGYERAWATILDSNVTTMIAGLALLIFGSGPVRGFAVVHCLGILTSMFSAVVVSRAMVNMVYGRARKLEKLSIGTVWKPGAGA
- the yajC gene encoding preprotein translocase subunit YajC, whose translation is MLISPAYAQAAGAADPTGGIMGLLPIVLMFVVLWFLMIRPQMKRAKEHKSMVEALAKGDEVVTQGGVAGRIVKVSDNFITVELAPNVEVAVQRQAVSTVLPKGTLKAL
- the tgt gene encoding tRNA guanosine(34) transglycosylase Tgt, which translates into the protein MKFELLASDGLARRGRVTLAHGSVETPVFMPVGTYGTVKGMDPAELKDMGARIVLGNTFHLWLRPGTDIIRKHGGLHRFMGWDRPILTDSGGFQVFSLGALRKITEEGVRFASPINGDKLMLTPEESMRIQHDLNSDVVMIFDECTPYPADHATAAESMRLSLRWAQRSRDAHDKLGNTNALFAIVQGGMHEDLRDESLAGLKDIGFDGYAIGGLSVGEPKEDMQRILAHTAPRLPQDAPHYLMGVGTPEDIVHAIGYGIDMFDCVMPTRNARNGWLFTRYGDIKLKNARYKDDTAPLDASCECHTCTHYTRAYLHHLHRCNEMLGARLNTLHNLHFYQQFTREAREAIEAGQYAQWSASFLAERMRGV
- the queA gene encoding tRNA preQ1(34) S-adenosylmethionine ribosyltransferase-isomerase QueA; the protein is MRGFSRFSAPSDAVLTLSDFDYDLPDELIAQAPLPERSASRLLVVGCDAPTDASIRDLPQWLDPGDLLVFNDTRVMHARLYGQKDSGGQVEVLIERLTGEHEALAQVRASKTPRPGGRLRMENAFDLEVLGRDGEFFVLRGPADAPLLDLLERHGRLPLPPYIDRAAAEADEERYQTVFAREPGSVAAPTAGLHFDEALLAAVAARGVRTARVTLHVGAGTFQPVRVENLAEHRMHSERFQLSADTAQAIADTRAAGGRVIAVGTTSLRCLESAAAACGDGPLTACSGDTRLFITPGYDFRVIDGLLTNFHLPKSTLLMLVSALAGRRRIFAAYAHAVAQRYRFFSYGDAMFIPTRMKDSDEV
- a CDS encoding tyrosine-type recombinase/integrase — encoded protein: MGRRRTVNRDLPARLYLKRDGYYYRDLNRRETKVAPADDLPKALIEWAQREGVRLNPDAVTFAAVAGKFREQYIPTKALKTRRDYLRQLDNLVGVFGASALDSVTPADVAEYRRIRSAKAATQANRELALLSKLWNWAREHGYTTQPNPCQGVSRNRERGRDVYMSDAVYSAILLAGDQSVKDAMRIGRLTGADIGVILKATTRQIEGDALRMQRTKTGSAVRFRLRDEAGAPNELGLLLDELRTRRRIATSIYLVQDDTGQAMPYNTFVKRFARARASAGVETHYQFRDIRPKVATDMDDIERAQATLGHKQIATTQRHYIRRGKLVDPAK
- a CDS encoding DUF4224 domain-containing protein; its protein translation is MTDTYLSSGELRELTGCAHRARQQAWLDRNRWPYAIAETGHIRVLRQYWLDRLTGAKSTAPTVHAGTKHNFSAIAA
- a CDS encoding DUF551 domain-containing protein translates to MSDINTPMGVIVCPQCSLPKLSGVYGYAGPQCQCWHPTPQPTLDVAGKLLQQSEEIRRLRAELAASREREARMQWQPIDTAPKDGRKVILFYRNSHSRPRTVMARWLTDEQAAETDADGVGLEGGWYECIDNWNDYTEVAIHEGEPTHWMPLPTPPVAALAEGAQG
- a CDS encoding phosphoadenosine phosphosulfate reductase family protein, which codes for MILHVVSVSGGKDSAATLLLAMSRFRRDRVVPIFCDTGNEHEAVYEYLDYLERALDIQIHRLRASFDDEIAAKRMFIARDQRQRRDKSGRRLRWSNKAKRRALAVLHPTGNPFLDLCLWKGRFPSRKAQFCTEELKTKPAVLFQLGLVDQGHTVVSWQGVRRDESPARANALKFERIGPRMFAFRPLVEWSAAQVFDHCAQAGIQPNPLYLQGCSRVGCMPCINVGKDELRQISARWPEHVERIAQWELLVGQACKRGFSTMLSDGHEAADRREIFADLNIYARVEWAKTSRGGKQYDLLADLIEPTACASAYGLCE
- a CDS encoding recombinase RecT: MGTQALKAIATGQKLQDMTPKQQVAHLLDTRKGEIAKMLPRHLNAERLLKVAQIAVTTTPGLLECDVPSLIGSIGQCAQMGLEPNTVLGHAYLVPFNTKRKDGQGNERWVKSVQVIIGYKGLIDLARRSGQIVSIAAHEVHENDHFELVYGLDEKLEHRPSFDERGALIGFYAVAKLKDGGHSFEFMSRKQVEQIMAGTQSKGKYGPWKDNFVEMGRKTVIRRLAKYLPLSIEFQTAVALDGMASDGRDQMIDMLDPELPALPADTDPVAIESSAPEAPTFSSLTVRIEAAKDADMLDADATLIDLVQDADEREALREQYRLKRAELTGDIPS
- a CDS encoding YqaJ viral recombinase family protein; the encoded protein is MNAPERLPQTHDRQKYIGGSDIAAILGVSPYKTATDLWLDKIKPAVEDGRNAAAKRRGSRLEPYILDMIREEHGLQIVAQNVRYIDGDVPFFAAEIDAQTADENIEIKTVHPFKAKEWGDLDTDNLPLHYVAQVQWGLGITGRHLCHVFALIGDDLRPYVVERDDELIGVMRQRAADFWQQFVIPQAQPPLDFADRKTLDTLRKLYPGTDGSTLDATPMHEHWRAVLKTAEEMRDKYQGVVDGARAHLLAEMGNAALLRFPDGKAYRRKLIRKKATTIVQPACEYIDFRLTNAKDTEQWARKH